One segment of Sander vitreus isolate 19-12246 chromosome 20, sanVit1, whole genome shotgun sequence DNA contains the following:
- the acvr1l gene encoding activin receptor type-1, whose product MGPCSVHVLLLLLLQALQTSAEGSDGQLVCLCDSPKCLQATQCHGTRCFSSVKVGKGGSGVVFERGCLEGLEKISLHCSTAPSVHHAIFCCSQDMCNGNTTRSSLMPLLPTAPEGEPVRYHVVTVALFVLGPVVVLALLSVVSVLACRRLHHGRLQRLQEFDTEQGAIDGLITSNVGDSTLADLLDHSCTSGSGSGLPFLVQRTVARQISLMECVGKGRYGEVWRGQWQGENVAVKIFSSRDEKSWFRETEIYNTVLLRHENILGFMASDMTSRNSSTQLWLITHYHENGSLYDYLQRVAVETSEGLAMAASIACGLVHLHTEIFGTEGKPAIAHRDLKSKNILVTKELRCCIADLGLAVTHSQADNLLDVGNNPKVGTKRYMAPEVLDETIQTDCFDAYKRVDIWAFGLVLWEIARRTYSNGIVEEYKPPFYDQVPNDPSFEDMRKVVCVEQQRPFIPNRWFSDPTLSALVKLMKECWYQNPSARLTALRIKKTLDKIHSSLEKGKES is encoded by the exons ATGGGTCCTTGCAGTGTCCACGTCcttctgctgctgttgctgcaggCCCTGCAGACATCAGCCGAGGGCTCAG ATGGACagttggtgtgtctgtgtgatagCCCGAAATGCCTCCAAGCTACCCAGTGCCATGGTACCCGATGCTTCTCCTCTGTCAAAGTTGGCAAAGGTGGTAGCGGGGTGGTATTTGAGCGTGGCTGCCTGGAGGGGTTGGAGAAAATCAGTTTGCATTGCTCCACAGCTCCATCCGTCCACCATGCCATTTTCTGCTGCTCCCAGGACATGTGCAACGGCAACACCACCAGGAGTTCGCTGATGCCTCTGCTTCCAACAG CTCCAGAAGGTGAGCCAGTTCGGTATCATGTGGTGACCGTAGCTCTCTTTGTACTTGGTCCAGTGGTGGTTCTGGCTCTGCTGTCTGTAGTGTCTGTTTTGGCCTGCAGGAGGCTCCATCATGGCCGTCTGCAGAGGCTGCAGGAATTTGACACTGAGCAGGGAGCCATAGACGGCCTCATCACTTCCAATGTGGGAGACAGCACTTTAGCA GACCTGTTGGACCACTCGTGTACATCAGGCAGTGGTTCAGGTCTTCCCTTCCTCGTCCAGAGAACTGTGGCCAGACAGATCAGCCTGATGGAGTGTGTAG GCAAAGGAAGGTATGGAGAGGTGTGGCGGGGCCAGTGGCAGGGGGAGAACGTAGCTGTAAAAATCTTCTCCTCGAGAGATGAGAAGTCCTGGTTCAGAGAGACCGAGATCTACAATACTGTGCTGCTAAGACATGAAAACATACTGG GTTTCATGGCGTCAGACATGACTTCTCGCAACTCCAGCACCCAGCTGTGGCTCATCACCCATTACCATGAGAACGGTTCACTTTATGACTACTTGCAACGAGTTGCTGTGGAGACGTCCGAGGGCTTGGCGATGGCGGCGTCGATAGCGTGCGGCCTGGTGCACCTGCACACAGAGATCTTCGGCACTGAGGGGAAACCGGCCATCGCACACCGGGATctgaagagcaaaaacatcctGGTCACAAAGGAGCTGCGCTGCTGCATCGCAGACCTGG GGCTGGCTGTGACCCACTCCCAGGCAGACAACCTGCTGGATGTTGGCAACAATCCGAAGGTTGGCACCAAGCGTTACATGGCACCTGAAGTACTGGACGAGACCATTCAGACAGACTGCTTTGATGCATATAAGAGGGTGGACATCTGGGCCTTTGGGTTGGTGCTGTGGGAGATAGCAAGACGCACATACAGCAATG GTATCGTTGAGGAGTACAAGCCTCCGTTCTACGATCAGGTGCCAAATGACCCCAGCTTCGAGGACATGAGGAAGGTGGTGTGTGTGGAGCAGCAGAGGCCTTTCATTCCTAATCGTTGGTTCTCTGATCCT
- the otomp gene encoding otolith matrix protein 1, translating into MERLERRLPVAFLLFLPLLYVSCVSNKKTTVSWCVLSDAEEQKCLDLAGNATAQNIRGTLLCVRGLNTRDCINKIKNGTADAASIFADDIYAAGFCHGLELAAGESHNGVDGLSYYVVAMARRSSSDLSLLEMHERSSCHPGIRTTVGWTVPIGYLVNTSQISIGEQCNFPKAIGNFFGYSCVPGVKDAQHDPRGINPKNLCEACIGDDNDRHICANNHRERHYGEAGALRCVAENLGDVAFVKHTTIFENLDGKNQESWALDLELEDLKLLCPDGTEAGLDEFDRCHLAAVPTNAVVVRMEDKCRVWKYLERLQNAFGNATEGFRLFSSAGYGESDLLFNDATHHLQRVLGSYTSWLGPTYTTMLQAFECEGFC; encoded by the exons ATGGAGCGTCTAGAGAGAAGACTGCCTGTAgctttcctcctctttctgcCTCTTCTGTATGTCAGCTGTGTCTCCAATAAAAAAACGACAG TATCCTGGTGTGTATTGTCGGACGCTGAAGAGCAGAAGTGTCTGGATTTGGCCGGGAACGCCACAGCTCAGAATATAAGAGGAACTTTGCTATGTGTCCGTGGCCTGAACACCAGAGACTGTATAAACAAAATCAAG aATGGGACAGCAGATGCTGCCTCCATATTTGCAGATGACATCTATGCTGCTGGCTTCTGCCACGGCCTTGAGCTGGCTGCAGGAGAGTCACACAACGGAGTAG ATGGTTTGAGCTACTATGTGGTGGCGATGGCACGTCGCTCCTCCTCAGACCTTTCCCTGCTGGAGATGCACGAGCGCAGCTCCTGTCACCCCGGAATACGCACCACAGTGGGGTGGACTGTTCCTATTGGCTACCTGGTCAACACTTCCCAGATCAGCATAGGGGAGCAGTGCAACTTCCCCAAAG CCATCGGCAACTTCTTCGGTTACAGCTGTGTGCCGGGTGTCAAGGACGCCCAGCACGACCCGAGAGGCATCAACCCCAAGAACCTGTGCGAGGCCTGTATAGGAGACGACAACGACAGACACATCTGTGCCAACAACCACAGAGAGAGGCACTACGGAGAGGCAGGGGCGCTGAG gTGTGTGGCGGAGAACCTCGGGGATGTGGCCTTTGTCAAACacacaacaatctttgaaaattTGGACG GTAAGAACCAGGAGTCCTGGGCCCTGGATCTGGAGCTGGAGGACCTGAAGCTGCTGTGCCCAGATGGAACCGAGGCGGGTCTGGATGAGTTTGACCGATGCCACCTGGCAGCTGTCCCCACTAACGCTGTGGTGGTGCGCATGGAGGACAAGTGTCGCGTCTGGAAGTACCTGGAACGTTTACAG AATGCGTTTGGCAACGCCACGGAGGGCTTCCGTCTGTtcagctcagcaggctacggcGAATCCGATCTGCTCTTCAATGATGCCACCCACCACTTGCAGAGGGTTCTGGGTAGCTACACCTCTTGGCTGGGCCCTACTTACACTACCATGCTGCAAGCCTTTGAGTGTGAGG GCTTCTGCTGA